CCTACAGCAGTGCTTCTCCTCGACCGATGAACTTCTCGCGTTTGTCCCCGATGACGTGACGCTCGGTATGAAACGCGATCGAACCGAGATCGACCGGATCGTCCATCTTAATGACCGGGTCGCGACACTACTCGGTTACTACGCGGCCGAGGGATTCGCTCGCGAACAGGAAACGCCGAAGGGGGCGATCCACCAGACGACCATCTGTGGAACCGAAACGGAAGCGAGAGAGTTCTTCCTCAACGTTCTGCGCGACGAGTTCGGCGTCGACCCGTACGAGGAGAATCACGCGAAGGTCACTGTATCCGGTCGTCTCCTGCGTGCCTTCTTCGATTCGGTACTCGATGCGGGCGTGTACGCAGAGACGAAGCGCGTCCCCGACTCGATATTTGACGCATCGGAAGACATTGTCGGGGCATACCTAAGCGGATACTTCAGTGGTGACGGCGGTGTTGACAAGAAATCGCTCCGAATCACGGCCACGACAGTGAGCGAGGAGCTCCGAGAGGACACCCTCGCTTTACTCCGACGCCTCGGCATTCACGCCACGGTCGATCGCCCAGAACGGGTTAGGCTCTATAAGAAGTTCCCCGAGTTCTACGATGAGAGTGATATGCGGCTGAACGCACAGACGTACGTTATCGTCGTCTCTTCGCAGGAAGCAGTTCGATTCGCCGAATCCGTCGGTTTTCACCTCTCTCGCAAAGCAGATCTGCTCGCGGACAACGTCTCGTCAGTTGACCCGTACGTGTCGCGAGTGTCTGACGGAGGATCTGGTCAGTATCTCGTCGAAGCTGTTGACGAGATCGAGATCGTTGAGAGTGACGTCAACTACGTGTACTGCCTCACTGTCGAGGACACGCACTCTCTCGTCGCGAACGATTTATCAGCCGATCAGTGTGACGGTGACGAGGATTGCGTCATGCTCCTCATGGACGGACTTCTCAACTTCTCGAAAACATTCCTGCCGGACCAGCGCGGCGGTCGTATGGACGCGCCGCTCGTCATGTCATCGCGGATCGATCCGTCCGAAATCGACGACGAGGCGCACAACGTCGACATCGCGCGGGAGTACCCCCGCGAGTTCTACGACGCGACCCTGGAGATGGCCGACCCGGAGTCCGTCGAGGACCTGATCCAGATCGGCGAGGACACCCTCGGAACCGACGCGGAGTATCACGGGTTCGGCCACACTCACGACACGACCGACATCGCGATGGGGCCGGACCTCTCGGCGTACAAGACGCTCGGCGACATGATGGAGAAGATGGACGCCCAGCTGGAGCTGGCCCGGAAACTGCGCGCGGTCGACGAGACGGACGTGGCCGAGCGCGTGATCGAGTACCACTTCCTGCCGGACATCATCGGGAACCTCCGCGCGTTCTCGCGTCAGGAAACGCGGTGTCTCGACTGCGGCGAGAAGTATCGGCGGATGCCCCTGACCGGCGACTGCCGCGAGTGCGGCGGCCGCGTGAACCTGACCGTTCACGAGGGGTCGGTGAGCAAGTACGTCGACACCGCCATCGAGGTGGCCGACCGATTCGACTGCCGGCCCTACACGAAACAGCGGCTGAAGGTGTTAGACCAGTCGTTAGAGTCGATATTCGAAGACGACACCAACAAACAGTCGGGCATCGCGGACTTTATGTAGCAGATCGAGACTGGAATGCGGCTGTTGAAGTGTTGTAAACGGTGGCTGGTGTCGCTGGTCGCTGATAAATAGTTGATCATAGAACGACGGCGACCATCTCCAAAGCCCCAGTCGCTCGTTAATAAACGGTTGGCGACGGATCGCCGGCGAATGCCTCCAAAGCAAGCCGCGACGGACCGCCGGTGAATGCCTCCAAAGCCCAAGCCGCGACGGCTCGCGCTCCTTGTTGCGCGCCTCGCTCGTTCGCTTCGCTCACTCGCTGCGGTGCTTACTGCGGCGTGCTTCGCCCTCGCGGCTTCCCCTTTGGGTCCCACCCCACACCGCAACCGCGCCTCACACCTCCCCAGCCTCGTCGGCCTCCCTCCGGTCGGCCGACTCCCTCGCACGGCGCTCCTCGTGGCCTGTCGGCCACTCGGAGGCGCGCGCCGCCGCTGCTGTTGCCTTATTTATAAGTAGATCGTCGCTGTCGCCTCGCCTCAGTCGCCGCCGCGCGCGTCCTCGACGACCTGCGTCATCGTCCGGGCGGTCTCGGTTATCTCCTCGTAATCTCCGCGCGCGGCCGCGTCGTAGTCGACGAGGGCGCCGCCGGCGCCGACAGCGAACGCACCAGCCTCGATGTAGTCGGCGGCGTTGCCGGGGCCGACGCCGCCGGTCGGCATCATCGGGATCTGGCCGAGCGGGCCCTTCATCGCGCCGAGGTGGTCCGGCCCGACGGTCTTCGCGGGGAACACCTTCACGAAGTCGGCGCCGGCCTCGTAGCCGCGGATGGCCTCGGTCGGGGTCATCACGCCGGGCGCGCTGACCGCGCCGTAGCGGTTACACGTCTCGATGACGTCCTCGTGGAGGCTCGGCGAGACGACGAACTCCGCGCCGGCCATCAACGTGGTCCGGGCAGTCTCGCTGTCGAGGACCGTCCCCGTGCCGACGACGACCTCGTCGTCGAACGACCCGGCGACCTCGCCGAGCTTTTCGGCGACGTTGGGGGTGTCGGCGGTGATCTCGACGGCGGTCACGCCGCCCTCGCGTAACGCCTCCGTGATCTCGATCAGTTGGTCGGCCTCGACTCCGCGCAACACCGCGACGACGCCGCTGTCGACGAGCCGTGAGAGCGTTTCGCTCATACGCCTCCGTCTCGGAGCGGCTACTTAAATGACCGCGGATGGGTCCGGTCGGTTACGACACCGGGCGACCACGGATCGCGTGGCCGACCGGGACGGGAATCGCGTGGCCGATACGCACGGAGATCGTGAGACTCACCGACACGAAATCGGCGGCGATCCGGGGTGATCCCCGTCGAAACGGCCGAGACGAAACACTACCCTTTTGACCCTGCTGTCGGTAACGAACGGTATAATGGGCCGACGCAAGAAGATCGTTCAAGAGTGCGAGCGGCTGATGGACGCCCCGGAGAACATCCGGAACATCGCCATCGCTGCCCACGTCGACCACGGGAAGACGACCCTGTCCGACAACCTGCTGGCTGGCGCCGGCATGATCTCCCAGGACACCGCGGGCGAGCAGCTCGCGATGGACACGAAGGAGGACGAACAGGAGCGCGGCATCACCATCGACGCGGCGAACGTTTCGATGACCCACGAGTACGAGGACACCAACCACCTCATCAACCTCATCGACACGCCGGGCCACGTCGACTTCGGTGGCGACGTCACCCGCGCGATGCGCGCGGTCGACGGCGCGCTGGTCGTCGTCGACGCCGTCGAGGGCGCCATGCCCCAGACCGAGACGGTGCTCCGGCAGGCGCTCCGCGAGGGCGTGAAGCCGGCGCTGTTCATCAACAAGGTCGACCGCCTCATCTCCGAGCTCCAGGAGGGGCCCCAGGAGATGCAAGAGCGGCTGATGTCGGTTATCGCCGACGTCAACGAGCTCATCCGCGGGATGGCCGAGAACATGGAGGACATCCCCGAGGACTGGACCGTCTCCGTCGAGGACGGCACGGTCGGGTTCGGCTCCGCGCTGTACAAGTGGGGCGTCTCCATGCCGTCGATGCAGCGGACGGGCATGGACTTCGGCGACATCATGGACCTGGAGCAGAACGACAAACGAGAGGAGCTCCACGAGCGGACGCCGCTCTCGAACGTCGTGCTCGACATGGTCTGTGAGCACTTCCCGAACCCGGTCGACGCCCAGCCCCGCCGTGTCCCGCGCATCTGGCGCGGCGACGCCGACACCGAGCTGGCCGAGGGGATGCAGCTGGTCGACGAAGACGGCGATGTCGTCTTCATGGTCACCGACATCTCGATGGACCCGCACGCGGGCGAAATCGCGACGGGCCGCGTCTTCTCCGGGACGCTGGAGAAAGGCCAGGAGCTGTACGTCTCCGGGACGGCGGGCAAAAACCGCATCCAGAGCGTCGGCCTCTTCATGGGGTCCGAGCGCGAGGAAGTGGGTCACGTCCCCGCCGGGAACATCGCGTCGGTCACCGGCCTGCGTGACGCGATCGCCGGTTCCACCGTCTCCTCCGTGGAGATGACGCCGTTCGAGTCGATCGAGCACATCTCCGAGCCGGTCATCACGAAGTCCGTCGAGGCCCAGAACATGGACGACCTGCCGAAGCTCATCGAGACGCTCCAGCAGGTCGCCAAGGAGGACCCGACGATCCAGATCGAGATCAACGAGGACACGGGCGAGCACCTCATCAGCGGGCAGGGCGAGCTCCACCTCGAAGTGATCACCCAGCGGATCCGCGACAATCAGGGCATTCCGGTCATCACCGGCGAACCGATCGTCGTCTTCCGCGAGCAGCCCCAGGAGACCTCCCGCGAGGTCGAGGGGCAGTCGCCGAACCGCCACAACAAGTTCTACATCACCGTCGAGCCGATGGACCAGGAGATCGTCGACGCCATCCAGCTCGGCGAGGTCTCGATGGACATGCCCGAACTGGAGCGCCGCGAGGCGCTACAGGACGCCGGCATGGACAAAGACACCTCCCAGAACGTCGAGGACATCCACCGGACGAACATCCTCATCGACGACACGAAGGGGATCCAGCACCTCAACGAGACGATGGAGCTCGTCTTGGAGGGGCTTCAGGAGGCGCTCGACGACGGGCCGCTCGCCGCCGAGCCGGTCCAGGGGTCGCTGTTCCGCCTGCACGACGCGAAGCTCCACGAGGACACCATCCACCGCGGGCCCGCGCAGGTTATCCCCGCCGTTCGCGACGCGGTCCACCGCTCGCTGATCGACGGCGAGGTCCGCCTGCTCGAACCGATCCAGGACGTCCGGATCGACGTGCCCTCGGAGCACATGGGCGCCGCGTCCGGTGAGATCCAGGGTCGTCGCGGCCGCGTCGACGACATGTACCAAGAGGGCGACCTGATGGTCGTCGAGGGCATCGCGCCCGTCGAGGAGATGATCGGCTTCTCCTCCGACATCCGCTCGGCCACCGAGGGCCGCGCCTCGTGGAACACGGAGAACGCGGGCTTCCGCGTGCTCGTCGACAACCTCCAGCGCGAGAAGATCATGGAGATCCGCGAGCGCAAGGGTATGAAGCTCGAACTGCCGCAGTCGATCGACTACATCTAATCTGAGTCGACGACGCGGTCTGCGGTCTTCCTGCGGTTTCTCTCTGTTTCTGTCGGGGTAGCGACGCGACTGTGCGCCGCGTTGGCACTCCGGAGGGCGAGGCAACGCCTGCCATCGCCGAAGGCTTATACCCGATCGTCCGACTCCGTAGAGGTATGCAAACGGGCACGAATCCACCCCGGCGCACCGCGACGGAGCCACCGAGCGACCGCTCCACGTCGGGCACAGGACCGTGTCAGCACGCGCCGCGCTCTCGCGGGTGCGCCCGGTCGGGGGTGGCGGCGTGAGCGACCGACGCGACGGGGCGCCGGAGGGCAGCGCAGCCGACGCGAGCGGCCCGTCGCCAGACGGCGGCCACGCCTCGGCGACGCCCTCGACGCACACGGTGCGACTCGAACTCGTCGACGAGCCGGGGCAGCTGCTCGCCGCGCTCCACCCGATCGCGGACAACGGCGGGAACCTCCTCTCGATTTACCACGAGCGCGGGAACAAGACGCCCCGCGGTCGGATTCCGGTCGAGGTCGACTTCGAGGCGACCCCGGAGCGCTTCGAGGGCATCGTCGAGGCGCTCCGAAGCGAGGGGGTAAACGTGATGCAGGCCGGAACGGAGCGGTACGCCGAGGAAGTGACGCTCCTGCTCTTCGGTCACCTCATCGACACCGACCTCTCCAACACGCTCTCGCGCATCGAGGCCTGCGAGTCGGCGTCGGTCGCCGACGTGTCGCTGGCGGCACCGCAGGGAACCGAGGAGGCGTCGAGCGCGCGGCTTCGACTCGAGGCGCGGGCCGGCGAGACGGAGACGGCCCTCGCGGCGGTCCGAGAACTGGCCGACGAAAAGGACTTGCGGCTCGTCGAGCCGCTCACGGGGGTGGACGCATGAGGATCGCCGTCGTCGGCGCCGGTGCGGTCGGTCGTTCCGTGGTCGAGTTAGCGAGCGAGTACGGCCACGAGGTCGTCGCGGTCGCGGACTCGTCGAGCGCGGTCGTCGCCGACGGGACCGAGGGCCGCGGGGCGGGCGTCGACACCGACGCCGTGGTGGCCCGCAAAGCCGAGCGCGGCATCGTCGGCGACGACGACCCCGACGACGTGTTGGCGGCCGACTACGACGCCCTCGTCGAGGCGACCCCGACGACGCTGGACGACGCCGAGCCGGGCTTCTCGCACGTCCGAACCGCGCTGGAGCGCGACCGCCACGCGGTCCTCGCGAACAAGGGTCCCGTCGCGGAGCGGTTCGGCGACCTCCGCGCGCTCGTGGCCGAGAGCGCGGGCGACATCCGGTTTGAGGCGACGGTCGGCGGCGCCATCCCCGCGGTGTCGACGGTGGAGGACCTCGAACCCGGCCACGTCACCGCGGTCCGGGGCGTGCTCAACGGGACCGCGAACTTCATTCTCACCCGGATGGCCGCGGAGGGGCTCGACTACGACCACGTGCTCGCGGAGGCGCAGGACCTCGGCGTCGCGGAGGCCGACCCCTCGTTCGACGTCGACGGGACCGACGCGGCACTTAAATGCGTGATCCTCGCCAACGTCCTCTCGTTCGGCGCGGCCGACGCGCCGGACGACGCGCGCGAGTTCTCCCTCGACGACGCGGACGTGAAAGGCATCCGCGACGTGCCGGGCTCCGCGCTTCGCCTCGCGGCCGAAGACGGCCAGACCGTCCGACTGATCGGCGAAGCGACCGACGAAACGGTCAGGGTCGCTCCCCGGTTGGTCCCCGAAAACGGAACGCTCGCGGTCTCGGGGACGCAGAACATCGTCCAGATCGAGACCAGTCACGCCGGTCGGCTCAACATCTCCGGGCGGGGCGCGGGCGGTCCGGAGACGGCGAGCGCGGTGCTCGGCGATGTCGGCCGACTGGAGTAGGTCGCCGGGGTTCGTCGCCTCCGGGTCTCCGGTCTCGCAGTTTTGATCCGGCCGGGTCCGTGTGCCGGGCTGGCGTGGCTCGCGTTGTCTAGAATCGCCCGACCGCGTCGCGATCGTCTGTGGGCCGTATCGAAACCGTTTTAGTGGATTCTACCGAAACCTACTCACAGAGCGCCTTAGCGCGTGATTACCCCATGAGTGACAAACCGCATCAGAACCTGGCCATTATCGGCCACGTCGACCACGGCAAGAGTACGCTCGTGGGTCGCCTCCTCTTCGAGACGGGGAGCGTCCCCGAGCACGTAATCGAGCAGCACCGCGAAGAAGCCGAAGAGAAGGGCAAAGGCGGCTTCGAGTTCGCCTACGTGATGGACAACCTCGCCGAGGAGCGCGAGCGTGGCGTCACGATCGACATCGCCCACCAGGAGTTCGACACCGACCAGTACTACTTCACCATCGTCGACTGTCCGGGCCACCGTGACTTCGTGAAAAACATGATCACGGGCGCCTCGCAGGCCGACAACGCGGTCCTCGTCGTCGCGGCAGACGACGGCGTCGCGCCGCAGACCCGAGAGCACGTGTTCCTGGCCCGCACGCTGGGTATCAACGAGCTCATCATCGGCGTCAACAAGATGGACCTCGTCGACTACAAGGAGTCCGCGTACGACGACGTCCGCGAGGAGGTCAACAACCTGCTCAACCAGGTCCGCTTCGCGACCGACGACACGACCTTCGTGCCGATTTCGGCGTTCGAAGGCGACAACATCTCCGAGGAGTCCGACAACACTGGCTGGTACGATGGCCCGACTCTGCTGGAGTCGCTTAACGACCTGCCGGAGGCCGAGCCGCCGACGGACGCGCCGCTCCGTCTCCCCATCCAGGACGTGTACACCATCTCCGGTATCGGGACCGTCCCCGTAGGACGCGTCGAGACCGGGATCCTCAACACCGGCGACAACGTCTCCTTCCAGCCGTCCGACGTTGGCGGCGAAGTGAAGACGGTCGAGATGCACCACGAGGAAGTGCCCAAGGCCGAGCCCGGTGACAACGTCGGGTTCAACGTCCGCGGCATCGGCAAGGACGACATCCGTCGCGGCGACGTCTGTGGTCCCGCCGACGACCCGCCGAGCGTCGCCGAGACGTTCCAGGCGCAGATCGTCGTCATGCAGCACCCGTCGGTCATCACGGCCGGATACACGCCGGTCTTCCACGCCCACACGGCGCAGGTCGCCTGTACGATCGAGTCGATCGACCAGAAGATCGACCCCTCGTCCGGTGAGGTCGCCGAGGAGAACCCGGACTTCATCAAGTCCGGCGACGCCGCGGTCGTCACCGTGCGCCCGCAAAAGCCGCTCAGCATCGAGCCGTCCGGCGAGATTCCGGAACTCGGCAGCTTCGCCATCCGCGACATGGGTCAGACCATCGCGGCCGGCAAGGTGCTCGAAGTCAACGAGCGATAATCGATGCAGCAGGCACGCGTCCGCCTCGCCGGCACGAGCCCCGAGGACCTCGACGACATCTGCGACGACGTCCGCGAGATCGCGGACTCGACGGGAGTCGCCCTGTCGGGCCCGATCCCGCTGCCGACGAAGACGCTCGAGATCCCGTCGCGAAAGTCCCCGGACGGTGAGGGGACGGCGACGTGGGAGCACTGGGAGATGCGCGTCCACAAGCGTCTGATCGACATCGACGCCGACGAACGCGCGCTCCGCCAGCTGATGCGCGTCCAAGTGCCGAACGACGTCAGCATCGAGATCGTCCTCGAAGACTAAGCGCTAGGGCGTATTCCGCTCTCTTCGTTTTCTTTACACCCGCTAGCGCCGGCGCCGCCGTTCGCGTCCCTCGTCGTCCGTCTGCCGCTCACCGAGCGTCCAGGAGACCGACCCGCCCCGCCACGAGGCCGCTAAACGCGCCGACGGCGTGGGCGATCAGGGCGACGCCGGGCGCAGCGGTCATCGCCGTGAGGCCGACCGCGGCGAGTCCGAAGAGCCCGAACTGCGCTCTGGCGGAGAGCCGCAGTCGGTCGAACAGGGTCGCGCTCACGACGTTGCCCGCGAGGAGGTAGCCGCCGAGCGCGAAGATGGCCCCGCTCAGTCCGACGACGGCGACGGACGGGCCGAGCAGTCCGCCGAGCGTCACCTGCGTCGCGCCGGCGAGCGCACCAGTGGCGACGACGAACGCGTGGAACCGACCGCGGGTCGTCCGACGCTCGACGAGCGGCCCGACGAGGAGCAGCGCGAGCGCGTTCGCGAGCAGGTGGCCGATCGACCCGTGCGCGTACACGCTGGTGACGAGGGTCCACGGCGCGACGGACAGCGGCGTCGACAGCGCAAACAGGCCGGCGAGGCCGACGAGGCCGAGCGCCGCCTGTATCGACGCGAGGAGGAGGGCGATTCCGAGCGTTTCGAGGGTCGCACGCATCGTCTCACGTTGGGTCCGCAGGAGTAAAACGATACGTCTCTCTGGGCGGCTCGCTGTGTCAGTCCGTGCGTGGCGTCGCTGGCGATTCAGATGACGTCGTCCGGGTCGTGTGTTTCGGCCATCCGCGCTGCTTCCGTCGCGTAGCGCTCGCGGTCGGCCGCGTCCGTGACCGCTCCGACGTTCTCCGGGTCCGCATCGAGGCCGGCCGTCGTGTCTCGCACGTCGCTGAACGACGTGAGCGCCCGCTCTTTACGGAAGTAGCGCTCGCCGTCCACGGTTGCGTACGTGAGGATCACCATGTTCTGTTCGTCGTCGGAGTACGTTCGCTCGACGAGCCACATTCGGACCGCCGACGCGTCTGAGACCGTCATGTGTTCCCGTTCGACCGCTCTGCACAAACGGGTTCCGGCGGTTCGCCCGCCCGACACGCCCCGGACCGTTAGCGTTAAGTGTTTTAGGTTAGCCTAAATTAACGTATGCACGCCGAACGACCCGCTGAACGCCGTCGAACGGTCGCGATCCGATGACCGACGACCGCGTTCGAGACCGGCTCCGCGGGAGTCTCTCGCGGGAGCGACTCACCCTCGTCGGCACGGTCGCCGTCCTCGCGGTGGGCGTCGCCGTCGTGGTCCGGACCCTCGACACCGACGCGCTCGCGACGGCCGCGGTCACGGCCGACCCCGCGCTCCTCGGTGCGGGCCTCGCCGTCTACCTCCTCTCGTGGCCGATCCGCGGTCGACGGTACGCCGACATCCTCGCGGCGATGGGGCGGCGCTGCCGGACCGGATTCCTCACCGCAACCGTGTTTGCGAGCCAGACCGCGAACCTTGCCATCCCCGCGCGGGCCGGCGACGGCGTCCGCGCGTACCTCCTCAACGAGCGCCGAGACGTGCCGTACCCGACCGGCGTCGCCTCGCTCGCGGTCGAGCGCGCGTTCGACCTCGTGGCCATCGGCTCTCTCGGGGCGGCCGCGCTCGCCGTCCTGCTCTTGACGGGCCGGTCGCCCGGCGGCGGCGAATCGGTCGGGTCGGTCGCCCCCTCCACCGCCCTCGCCGCCGCGGGCGGCATCGCCGCCGTCGCCGCGGCGTTCTCCGTCGTCGTCGTCGCCGTCGCGCGGAGCGACCGCCGGTTCGGACCCGCGCTCCGCGCTCGGGTCTCGCGTCCCAAGGTCGAACGGGTCGTTGACGCCGCCGTCCGCTTCGGCGCCTCGGTTCGGGTCGTCGCCGCCGCGCCGCGGCTGCTCGGCGCGGTGTTCTGCTGGAGCGCCGTCGTCTGGGCGCTCGACGTGCTGACGGCGGTGTTCGTGTTGGCGGCGCTCACGGGCGGCGCTGGCGGGGGCGTCCCGCCGGCGACGCTGATCGTCGTCGGGACCCTCGCCGTCAGCGTCGGCAACCTCGCGAAGGTGCTCCCGCTCTCGCAGGGGGGCATCGGGCTGTACGAGGCGGCGTTCACCGGCCTCGTCGTCGGCGCGACCGGACTGCCCGTCGAGACGGCGCTCGCGGCCGCGATACTGGACCACGCGCTGAAAAACGCGGTGACGCTCGTCGGCGGCGGAGTCGCGGCGCTCTCGCTCGGGCTGTCGCCGACCGCCGGGCCGACGACGGACGGCGAGCGCGAGTCGTCGAACCTCGGATCATCAGACTTTTAGGCTAGCCTAAAAACAAGGGGATATGGAAGACAGCCGTTCAACCGCTGCGAGCGGGGACATCTGTGTCATCGTCCCCACGATCCGCGAGTACGAGTGTCTCCGTGAGTACGTCGCCAACGCCCGCACTCACGGGTTCGACGTGTCCCGACTGCACTTCGTGCTCGTCACCGAGGACTTCTGTGACGTCGAGGAGATGCGAGCCATGCTCGACGACCTCGACGTCTCCGGCGAAGTGTTCGACGGGAGTCGCCGCGAGGAGTGGTACGAGTCCCAGGGCGTCGCGGAGTACGGGCACGTCGTTCCGGCCGCGAGCCACGCCGAGACGAGCTTCGGCCTCCTTTATATGTGGGCCGACAGCGCCTTCGACTACGGCGTTTTCATCGACGACGACACGCTCCCCCACGACGACGTGGACTACTTCGGCCGTCACATGGAGAACCTCGCGTTCGAGGGCGAAATCGAGCGCGTGCGCTCGGACGAGGACTGGGTGAACGTCCTCTACGACGACGCGGACGAGCACGGGCTCTACCCCCGTGGGTACCCCTACTCGGCGATGGACGAGACGGTCGAGACCGACGCGGTCGACGTCGAGGCCGGCGAGGTCGTCGCCTCGCAGGGGCTGTGGACGAACGTCCCGGACCTCGACGCGGTCCGCATCCTGATGGACGGCGACTTGGAGGGACAGGCGCAGACGCGCACGAGCGCCGCCGACTTCGGCGAGGACTTCGTCGCCGCCCGCGGCAACTACCTCACGGTCTGCTCGATGAACCTCGCGTTCCGCCGCGAGGTGATCCCCGCGTTCTACCAGCTGCCGATGGACGACAACGAGTGGGACGTCGGGCGGTTCGACGATATCTGGTCGGGCCTCTTCTTAAAGCGCGCCTGCGACGTGCTCGGCAAGCGCATCTACAACGGCGACCCGCTCTGTGAACACAACAAGGCCGCGCGGTCGACGTTCGACGACCTCGCGAACGAGGTCGCCGGGCTGGAGCTGAACGAACACGTCTGGGAAGTCGTTGACGAGGCGGGCGCGGACGCCGACTCGTACGCGGCCGTCTTCGACGCGATGGCCGACGCCCTCGCGGACGGCGACTTCTCCGAGTGGAACAACGGCGCGTTCCTCAACCACTGCGGCGAGTACATGCGCGACTGGCTCGACTGCCTCGACGCGATCCGCCGAGCGCCGGCGGCCGCGGACGACTGAATCGACACCACTAAGAGTATTTAGGTCACCCTAAAACACATGACGAGACTCACATCCGACGGCGACGGCGTTGACCGACGACGGTTCCTGGCTGCCACGGGCGGCCTCGGCGTCGCCGGCCTCGCCGGCTGTATGGGCACGGAGAGCGACGACGAAGACGACGACGCGGACGGCGGCTCGTCGATCGGGCAGATCGGCTCCGGACGCGCGGGCCGCGACGCGCCGGGCGGCACGTCGATGAGCGAGATGCCGGACCTCTCGGGCGAACTCACGGTCTACTCCGGACGCGGCGAGTTCCTCGTCGGCGAACTCGTCACGTACATCGAGGAGCTGTACGACGACTTCGAACTGAACGTCCGGTACGGCGGCGCCACGGACCTGGTAAACACCATCACCAACGAGGGCGAGGGATCGAGAGCCGACGTGTTCTACTCGGTCAACGCCGGCTCGCTCGGCGCCTTGGCCGATGCGGGGCGCACGCAGTCGCTCTCCGAGGACGTCACCGGCATGGTTCGCTCGGAGTTCACCACCGAGCAGTGGATCGGGACCTCCGGCCGCGCGCGCACCGTCCCGTTCAACACCGACTCGCTCTCCGAGTCGGGGATTCCCGACGACATCATGGCGTTCCCGGACGAGTTCGACGGCGACCTCGGCTGGGCGCCGTCGTACGGCTCCTGTCAGGCGTTCGTCACCGCGATGCGGATCATCGAGGGCGAGGAGGCCACTCGCGAGTGGGTCGAATCGGTCGTCGAGTCCGGCATCACGCCCTACAACAACGAGTTCGCCGCGTGTCAGGGGATCGCCGACGGCGAGATAGACGCCGCCTTCACTAACCACTACTACATCCAGCGCGTCCTCGACGGCAACCCCGAGGCGTCGATCGACACCGCGTTCACGAGCGGCGACGCCGGCGCGGTGTTCAACGTCGCCGGCGCCGCGGTCGTCGACACCGCCAGCGACGCGACGCTCGCGGAGAACTTCGTTCGGCACCTGCTGTCGGCCGAAGCGCAGGACTACTTCGCCCGCTCGACCTTCGAGTACCCGCTCATCCCCGATGTCGAACCCGTCGGCAACCTGCCGACCATCGACGAGCTCGACGTCCCCGACATCGATCTGACCGAGCTGTCGGATCTAGAAGCGACCATCGACCTCATGCGCGACGCCGGCGCCGAGGTCTAGGCTCTCGCTGACTGCCTTCCGTGCCTTCCCGTTCGGACTCCGCCGCGCCGCGCCGACTCACACGACGCCTCGTGCGGTGGGGACGCGCTCAGATCGCCGGCGCCGACAGCCTCACGCTCGGGGCCGCCATCGTCGCCGCGGCCGCCGGCGCGCTCACCTTCACCGTCGCCGCGACCGTCTTCGCCCGCCACTCCGTCAACCACGACGAGGGGGTGTACCTCATGCA
This genomic window from Halorubrum sp. PV6 contains:
- a CDS encoding bifunctional 4-hydroxy-2-oxoglutarate aldolase/2-dehydro-3-deoxy-phosphogluconate aldolase, with translation MSETLSRLVDSGVVAVLRGVEADQLIEITEALREGGVTAVEITADTPNVAEKLGEVAGSFDDEVVVGTGTVLDSETARTTLMAGAEFVVSPSLHEDVIETCNRYGAVSAPGVMTPTEAIRGYEAGADFVKVFPAKTVGPDHLGAMKGPLGQIPMMPTGGVGPGNAADYIEAGAFAVGAGGALVDYDAAARGDYEEITETARTMTQVVEDARGGD
- a CDS encoding elongation factor EF-2, which gives rise to MGRRKKIVQECERLMDAPENIRNIAIAAHVDHGKTTLSDNLLAGAGMISQDTAGEQLAMDTKEDEQERGITIDAANVSMTHEYEDTNHLINLIDTPGHVDFGGDVTRAMRAVDGALVVVDAVEGAMPQTETVLRQALREGVKPALFINKVDRLISELQEGPQEMQERLMSVIADVNELIRGMAENMEDIPEDWTVSVEDGTVGFGSALYKWGVSMPSMQRTGMDFGDIMDLEQNDKREELHERTPLSNVVLDMVCEHFPNPVDAQPRRVPRIWRGDADTELAEGMQLVDEDGDVVFMVTDISMDPHAGEIATGRVFSGTLEKGQELYVSGTAGKNRIQSVGLFMGSEREEVGHVPAGNIASVTGLRDAIAGSTVSSVEMTPFESIEHISEPVITKSVEAQNMDDLPKLIETLQQVAKEDPTIQIEINEDTGEHLISGQGELHLEVITQRIRDNQGIPVITGEPIVVFREQPQETSREVEGQSPNRHNKFYITVEPMDQEIVDAIQLGEVSMDMPELERREALQDAGMDKDTSQNVEDIHRTNILIDDTKGIQHLNETMELVLEGLQEALDDGPLAAEPVQGSLFRLHDAKLHEDTIHRGPAQVIPAVRDAVHRSLIDGEVRLLEPIQDVRIDVPSEHMGAASGEIQGRRGRVDDMYQEGDLMVVEGIAPVEEMIGFSSDIRSATEGRASWNTENAGFRVLVDNLQREKIMEIRERKGMKLELPQSIDYI
- a CDS encoding amino acid-binding protein, which gives rise to MSDRRDGAPEGSAADASGPSPDGGHASATPSTHTVRLELVDEPGQLLAALHPIADNGGNLLSIYHERGNKTPRGRIPVEVDFEATPERFEGIVEALRSEGVNVMQAGTERYAEEVTLLLFGHLIDTDLSNTLSRIEACESASVADVSLAAPQGTEEASSARLRLEARAGETETALAAVRELADEKDLRLVEPLTGVDA
- a CDS encoding homoserine dehydrogenase — translated: MRIAVVGAGAVGRSVVELASEYGHEVVAVADSSSAVVADGTEGRGAGVDTDAVVARKAERGIVGDDDPDDVLAADYDALVEATPTTLDDAEPGFSHVRTALERDRHAVLANKGPVAERFGDLRALVAESAGDIRFEATVGGAIPAVSTVEDLEPGHVTAVRGVLNGTANFILTRMAAEGLDYDHVLAEAQDLGVAEADPSFDVDGTDAALKCVILANVLSFGAADAPDDAREFSLDDADVKGIRDVPGSALRLAAEDGQTVRLIGEATDETVRVAPRLVPENGTLAVSGTQNIVQIETSHAGRLNISGRGAGGPETASAVLGDVGRLE
- the tuf gene encoding translation elongation factor EF-1 subunit alpha, giving the protein MSDKPHQNLAIIGHVDHGKSTLVGRLLFETGSVPEHVIEQHREEAEEKGKGGFEFAYVMDNLAEERERGVTIDIAHQEFDTDQYYFTIVDCPGHRDFVKNMITGASQADNAVLVVAADDGVAPQTREHVFLARTLGINELIIGVNKMDLVDYKESAYDDVREEVNNLLNQVRFATDDTTFVPISAFEGDNISEESDNTGWYDGPTLLESLNDLPEAEPPTDAPLRLPIQDVYTISGIGTVPVGRVETGILNTGDNVSFQPSDVGGEVKTVEMHHEEVPKAEPGDNVGFNVRGIGKDDIRRGDVCGPADDPPSVAETFQAQIVVMQHPSVITAGYTPVFHAHTAQVACTIESIDQKIDPSSGEVAEENPDFIKSGDAAVVTVRPQKPLSIEPSGEIPELGSFAIRDMGQTIAAGKVLEVNER
- the rpsJ gene encoding 30S ribosomal protein S10; the protein is MQQARVRLAGTSPEDLDDICDDVREIADSTGVALSGPIPLPTKTLEIPSRKSPDGEGTATWEHWEMRVHKRLIDIDADERALRQLMRVQVPNDVSIEIVLED